The Paenibacillus tianjinensis genome has a window encoding:
- a CDS encoding MFS transporter: MRVRRIFSFTAIVLGFFMALLDTTIINIALPEMTRHFGGTVSQISWIMNGYNLAFAVFILTASRLADQFGRKRVFLIGVLLFTVTSLLAGLAPSLGVLILLRVLQGLAGAIIVPVTIPLTTTTFPKEMHGLIIGIWGAISGVAAASGPALGGVITQQLNWQWIFFVNVPLGVLSIVLTALFIQESRDDSAGRSVDVGGTLGITGAMFFITYALIKVQDFGWNSRVILLLLALGILFLIFFSFSQRKGREPMLPLSLLRIRTFNGASLTMIIVGAALMNISLLTSFFLTRMMGMTELKAGLVLSMIAVGSIVSSAISGPLSAKYGSHLFAAGGVLIMAGAAYSLSGLQADSALADVLVRLVAMGLGTGLTMAPVMSSAVRNVPEEKVGIASGITNMSKALGSVIGVAIIVTVLQQQTDNNLHTAGNRAVQAVKEDQVLQPFIKPVLIAAITSLGQGEHGSDGKADGDEVFTEVMAKTKLAAATLSPAEQQAFAADSGNQFREAGQLLSQAAAGLQGAAVHAFSRTFVCASLLMLPGILFALLSDKRPKRQKETLLEAESSAI; the protein is encoded by the coding sequence ATGCGTGTACGGCGGATTTTTTCTTTTACTGCAATTGTCCTCGGTTTCTTTATGGCACTGCTGGATACCACGATTATTAATATTGCCTTACCGGAGATGACGCGCCATTTCGGGGGAACCGTGTCACAAATATCCTGGATAATGAACGGTTACAATCTGGCGTTTGCCGTGTTTATTCTGACAGCGTCGCGGCTGGCGGACCAGTTCGGGCGTAAGAGAGTATTTTTGATCGGTGTTTTGTTGTTCACGGTGACTTCATTGCTTGCCGGTCTGGCTCCCTCCCTGGGAGTTCTGATTCTGCTTCGTGTTCTGCAGGGTTTGGCGGGGGCGATTATTGTTCCTGTTACAATCCCGCTGACCACGACCACCTTCCCCAAAGAAATGCATGGTCTCATTATCGGCATCTGGGGAGCTATCTCGGGGGTTGCTGCAGCGAGCGGTCCGGCGCTTGGCGGTGTAATTACCCAGCAGCTCAACTGGCAGTGGATCTTTTTTGTCAATGTGCCGCTTGGGGTGCTGAGCATTGTGCTCACAGCGCTGTTCATCCAGGAATCCCGTGACGATTCTGCAGGCAGATCTGTCGATGTTGGCGGTACGCTGGGAATCACCGGAGCGATGTTCTTCATTACCTATGCGTTAATCAAAGTTCAAGACTTTGGCTGGAATTCCCGGGTTATTCTGCTGCTGCTGGCACTGGGCATATTGTTCCTGATCTTCTTTTCCTTCTCGCAGCGGAAAGGAAGGGAGCCGATGCTGCCGCTCTCGCTGCTACGGATCCGTACCTTTAACGGCGCATCGCTGACCATGATTATCGTCGGGGCGGCACTGATGAATATCTCGCTGCTGACCAGCTTTTTCCTGACCCGGATGATGGGAATGACGGAGCTGAAAGCGGGTCTTGTCCTCTCTATGATTGCAGTGGGCTCCATTGTCAGCTCGGCTATATCCGGGCCGCTCTCCGCTAAATACGGGAGTCACCTGTTCGCTGCGGGGGGAGTGCTCATAATGGCTGGTGCCGCCTATTCCTTAAGCGGACTGCAGGCAGATTCGGCGCTGGCCGATGTATTGGTCCGCTTAGTCGCCATGGGACTGGGAACTGGCCTTACGATGGCGCCCGTGATGTCTTCCGCAGTCCGCAACGTTCCTGAAGAGAAGGTGGGAATTGCTTCGGGCATCACGAATATGAGCAAGGCGCTGGGCAGTGTAATCGGTGTAGCAATTATCGTAACAGTGCTGCAGCAGCAAACGGATAATAACCTGCACACCGCCGGGAACCGTGCGGTGCAGGCGGTGAAGGAGGATCAAGTGCTGCAGCCGTTTATTAAACCGGTGCTGATTGCCGCTATTACCTCGCTCGGGCAAGGGGAACACGGCTCAGACGGGAAAGCAGACGGCGATGAAGTGTTCACGGAAGTGATGGCGAAGACCAAGCTTGCCGCTGCCACGCTGAGTCCTGCGGAGCAGCAGGCATTTGCGGCAGACAGCGGGAATCAGTTCCGCGAAGCCGGGCAGCTGCTCTCACAAGCTGCAGCAGGTTTGCAGGGGGCGGCTGTTCATGCCTTCAGCCGGACGTTTGTTTGTGCAAGTCTGCTGATGCTTCCCGGGATTCTCTTTGCGCTGCTGAGCGACAAGCGCCCGAAGAGGCAGAAGGAGACCCTGCTTGAGGCGGAAAGCTCTGCTATTTGA
- the qoxA gene encoding cytochrome aa3 quinol oxidase subunit II translates to MKKKGPLYALFLSLLFILPGCSSLSVLNPKGPAARTLSDTIILSILVMAGVLAVVYILYIFVLVKYRAKKSNEGYIPEHEEGNKVLEAIWIIIPIIIVAFLSVVTVKSTHAVENVATEYKDQDPLVIYASSSNWKWHFSYPEEGIETVNYVNIPVHRAVEFRLYSFGTITSFWVPQLAGQKYAMSDMITELNLSADTVGSYIGKNSNFSGKGFAHMEFETLVMTDKDYQDWVKEVKETAPALTEEEFKGLLAAEVLGRKTYSSTHLTFSPPPGDHNEHMSGNGSEMDMENGGMEHEDNKEIHPSPEPSSQTEFDSVPNPEVNEPLPSSPVEETTN, encoded by the coding sequence ATGAAAAAAAAGGGACCGTTATACGCTTTGTTTCTGAGCCTGCTCTTCATTCTGCCGGGATGCAGTTCACTTTCCGTACTGAACCCGAAGGGGCCGGCTGCCCGAACTTTATCTGACACGATCATCCTCTCCATTCTGGTGATGGCCGGTGTCCTCGCAGTTGTCTACATCTTATATATCTTCGTCCTGGTAAAATACCGGGCAAAGAAGAGCAATGAAGGGTACATTCCTGAACATGAGGAGGGCAATAAGGTTCTTGAGGCCATCTGGATTATCATCCCGATCATCATCGTAGCCTTTCTGTCTGTTGTGACTGTTAAGTCCACGCATGCGGTCGAGAATGTCGCCACTGAGTACAAGGATCAGGATCCGCTGGTCATTTATGCTTCGTCCTCCAACTGGAAATGGCATTTCAGCTATCCTGAGGAAGGCATTGAAACAGTGAATTACGTCAACATTCCCGTTCACCGTGCGGTAGAATTCAGATTGTACTCCTTCGGGACAATCACGAGCTTCTGGGTTCCCCAGCTTGCCGGTCAAAAATACGCGATGAGCGATATGATTACCGAGCTTAACCTCTCGGCCGATACTGTGGGCTCTTATATCGGAAAGAACTCGAACTTCAGCGGTAAGGGCTTTGCCCATATGGAATTCGAGACGCTTGTAATGACCGATAAGGATTACCAGGATTGGGTGAAGGAAGTTAAAGAAACTGCACCTGCACTTACCGAAGAGGAATTCAAAGGTCTGCTCGCCGCCGAAGTACTTGGGCGCAAAACCTACTCATCTACGCATCTGACGTTCAGTCCTCCTCCGGGTGACCATAACGAGCATATGAGCGGAAACGGCTCGGAAATGGATATGGAGAACGGCGGTATGGAACATGAGGACAACAAGGAAATCCATCCTTCTCCGGAGCCATCCAGCCAGACAGAGTTTGATAGTGTGCCTAATCCGGAAGTTAATGAACCGCTGCCAAGTTCGCCTGTTGAAGAAACTACGAACTAA
- a CDS encoding TetR/AcrR family transcriptional regulator produces MGETEDKIRTPQQDRSIRTKQAIVQAAMKLFSEKGYHQTNTKQIAAAAGVSTGSFYSYFIDKRAVFMEVLTGYSEVLLERIDSSMAEINFQIMDKHSLLTHLVDSLLLSHEVYTGFHKELSIMYLSDEDIKRQMDAQYEVGRVRTLQFLQMGKDELKVTDLEAAAILVFESVNAIVDVIAFSPHRVSPERLKRELVNMLVEYLYV; encoded by the coding sequence ATGGGTGAAACGGAAGATAAGATTAGAACACCGCAACAGGACCGCAGTATTAGAACCAAGCAGGCGATCGTCCAAGCTGCTATGAAGCTTTTTTCGGAGAAAGGCTATCATCAGACTAATACTAAGCAAATTGCCGCCGCGGCAGGAGTATCTACAGGTAGTTTTTATTCTTACTTTATTGATAAGCGGGCTGTATTTATGGAAGTGCTGACGGGGTACAGCGAGGTTCTTCTGGAACGGATCGATTCCTCCATGGCCGAAATTAATTTCCAGATTATGGACAAACATTCCCTGCTTACACATCTCGTAGACAGCCTCCTGTTGTCACATGAGGTCTATACCGGTTTCCATAAAGAGCTGTCCATTATGTATCTCAGCGATGAGGATATTAAGCGGCAGATGGACGCACAGTATGAAGTTGGCCGAGTCCGAACACTGCAGTTTCTCCAAATGGGGAAGGATGAGCTGAAAGTTACCGACCTGGAAGCGGCAGCTATCCTTGTATTCGAGTCCGTAAACGCCATTGTGGATGTAATCGCCTTCTCTCCGCACCGGGTTTCGCCTGAACGGCTGAAGAGAGAACTCGTCAATATGCTCGTTGAGTATCTGTATGTATGA
- the aguA gene encoding agmatine deiminase has product MPHTIGRSPREDGYRMPGEYEPHAGTWMLWPTRTDTWRLGAKPAQDAFVAVAAAIAEFEPVTIGVASGQFEHVRSRMPESVRVVEISSNDAWMRDIGPTFVLNREGGVRGIDWGFNAWGGLNGGLYFPWDQDLLVKQKVLEIERLDRYDLQHFILEGGSVHVDGEGTLITTEQCLLHKNRNPQLSKAQIEAVLRNSLNIDQIIWLPRGMLHDETDGHVDEVAAFVRPGVVVMSWTDNRRDPQYEVLNEAYKHLSRATDAQGRRLDIHKLQLPQPLEITGEEAGRIDRASHSYSRRAGTLLAASYVNFYICNGGVIMPGFGDRKDAEAYVTLSRLFPERKVVQINTREIALGGGNIHCITQQQPKGQRIKYNLPR; this is encoded by the coding sequence ATGCCACACACAATAGGAAGATCGCCGAGGGAAGACGGTTATCGTATGCCGGGCGAATATGAGCCTCATGCAGGTACCTGGATGCTCTGGCCTACCCGCACCGACACCTGGAGGCTGGGGGCTAAGCCGGCACAGGATGCTTTTGTAGCCGTAGCAGCGGCAATTGCTGAATTTGAGCCGGTGACGATAGGCGTTGCCTCCGGCCAGTTTGAGCATGTACGCTCACGGATGCCAGAGTCCGTCCGGGTAGTTGAGATTTCCTCCAACGATGCCTGGATGCGGGATATCGGCCCGACCTTTGTTCTGAACCGTGAGGGTGGCGTAAGAGGAATTGACTGGGGTTTTAACGCTTGGGGCGGACTAAACGGAGGACTGTATTTCCCATGGGATCAGGACCTGCTGGTGAAACAAAAAGTGCTGGAGATCGAGCGTCTGGACCGCTATGATCTTCAGCATTTTATTTTGGAAGGCGGATCGGTTCATGTAGACGGGGAAGGTACGCTTATCACTACAGAGCAGTGTCTGCTGCACAAAAACCGCAACCCGCAGCTATCGAAGGCGCAGATTGAAGCTGTGCTGCGTAATTCCCTGAATATCGACCAAATTATCTGGCTCCCGCGCGGCATGCTTCATGATGAAACGGATGGGCATGTCGATGAGGTTGCGGCGTTTGTGAGACCCGGCGTGGTTGTAATGAGCTGGACGGACAATCGGCGGGATCCGCAGTATGAGGTGCTGAATGAGGCCTATAAACACTTAAGCCGGGCAACAGATGCACAGGGACGCAGGCTTGACATCCATAAGCTGCAACTCCCGCAGCCCCTGGAAATTACCGGTGAGGAAGCAGGCCGGATTGACCGGGCCAGTCATAGCTACAGCCGCAGAGCGGGAACCCTTTTAGCCGCCAGCTATGTAAATTTCTATATCTGCAACGGGGGAGTGATTATGCCCGGCTTCGGGGACCGTAAGGATGCAGAGGCTTATGTAACGCTAAGCAGATTGTTTCCGGAGCGGAAGGTCGTGCAGATCAATACAAGGGAAATCGCCCTCGGCGGCGGCAATATTCACTGCATTACCCAGCAGCAGCCCAAAGGGCAGCGGATTAAATATAACCTGCCCCGATAA
- a CDS encoding ABC transporter ATP-binding protein, which produces MIEIRGVSKIFQGEKAVDGISLTVHKGAIYGLLGSNGAGKTTLLKTLAGIYRPEQGTVTIGGKPVFEAPEVKQRIIFMPDSPYFFPQASIRSMAAFYRSIYPTWSEERFKELAAVFRLDQGRKLSRFSKGMQRQAAFWLALSCAPEVLIMDEPIDGLDPVMRRQIKNLLFQEVAERGLTVLISSHNLREIEDLCDHVGIMHGGKMLVEKDLDDLKADTHKIQVAFRDERHAGALTAKLQILHQEQRGSVNLYIVKGDRERISRAFHVYEPYVFDLLPLTLEEIFIYEMGDAGYDAQPILL; this is translated from the coding sequence ATGATTGAGATCCGCGGAGTAAGCAAGATTTTTCAAGGGGAAAAGGCCGTTGACGGCATCTCGCTGACTGTACATAAAGGGGCAATCTACGGATTGCTCGGTTCGAACGGTGCAGGTAAAACGACACTGCTAAAAACGCTCGCTGGTATTTATAGGCCCGAGCAAGGAACGGTTACGATCGGAGGCAAGCCGGTGTTTGAGGCGCCGGAAGTGAAGCAGCGGATTATTTTCATGCCGGATAGCCCGTATTTTTTCCCGCAGGCGTCAATCCGGAGCATGGCTGCCTTTTACCGGTCAATCTATCCGACATGGAGCGAGGAACGTTTCAAGGAACTGGCTGCCGTATTTCGGCTGGATCAGGGCCGGAAGCTCAGCAGATTCTCTAAAGGAATGCAGCGGCAGGCTGCTTTTTGGCTTGCACTGAGCTGTGCGCCGGAGGTACTGATTATGGATGAGCCGATTGACGGGCTTGATCCGGTCATGCGGCGGCAGATCAAGAATCTGCTGTTCCAGGAAGTGGCCGAACGCGGCCTGACTGTACTGATCTCTTCGCATAATCTGCGAGAAATTGAGGATTTATGTGATCATGTCGGCATTATGCATGGCGGTAAAATGCTGGTCGAGAAGGATCTGGATGATCTGAAGGCGGACACGCATAAAATTCAAGTGGCTTTCCGTGATGAACGCCACGCCGGCGCACTTACCGCCAAGCTGCAGATTCTCCATCAGGAGCAGCGGGGCAGCGTTAACCTGTATATCGTAAAAGGCGACCGTGAGCGGATCTCCCGGGCTTTTCATGTCTATGAGCCGTATGTGTTTGATCTGCTGCCGCTGACGCTGGAAGAAATCTTTATTTATGAAATGGGGGATGCCGGTTATGACGCGCAGCCGATTCTTCTTTAA
- a CDS encoding GntR family transcriptional regulator encodes MFELDVRSRKPIYEQLTGKIKEMIMHGILRADEQLPSVRTLSSQLTVNPNTIQKAYRELEREEYIYSLPGKGSFVAPLRQERSESKRAELRGELLRLMAEAVYLGFTENEISTLYRQVLEQREGEKHD; translated from the coding sequence ATGTTCGAACTGGACGTTCGCAGCCGCAAGCCGATTTACGAACAGCTGACGGGTAAGATCAAAGAGATGATTATGCATGGGATTCTCCGGGCAGATGAACAGCTTCCGTCGGTAAGAACGTTATCTTCACAGCTCACAGTCAATCCGAATACGATTCAGAAGGCTTACCGGGAGCTGGAGCGTGAAGAGTATATCTATTCTCTGCCGGGCAAGGGGAGCTTCGTGGCTCCGCTTCGGCAGGAACGCAGTGAGAGCAAACGGGCGGAGCTGCGCGGGGAGCTGCTGCGGCTGATGGCAGAGGCCGTATATCTTGGATTCACCGAAAATGAGATCAGCACATTGTACCGCCAGGTTCTGGAGCAGAGAGAGGGGGAGAAGCATGATTGA
- the qoxC gene encoding cytochrome aa3 quinol oxidase subunit III — protein sequence MKIDASKPLEYSTEENSNKIFGFWVFLGAEIPLFATLFTVYFVMVNRFASGPSGKELFEIGPVLMETFLLLTSSFTIGLAIHAMRHGYKKAMMFFMGITLLMGLGFIGIEIDEFFTYVHEGATLQTSGFLSSLFVLLGTHGAHVSFGFLWGAGIMIQLWRQGITPATANKAFIFSLFWHFLDVVWIFIFSFVYLKGMM from the coding sequence ATGAAAATAGATGCGTCCAAGCCGCTGGAATATTCAACAGAAGAGAACAGTAATAAAATCTTCGGCTTTTGGGTTTTTCTCGGGGCTGAAATACCGCTCTTCGCTACACTGTTTACCGTATACTTCGTAATGGTTAACCGCTTTGCCAGCGGTCCAAGCGGCAAAGAGCTGTTTGAAATCGGTCCTGTGCTGATGGAAACTTTCCTGTTGCTTACAAGCTCGTTCACAATCGGCCTCGCCATTCATGCTATGCGGCACGGCTACAAGAAAGCGATGATGTTCTTTATGGGCATCACGCTCCTGATGGGTCTTGGCTTTATCGGCATTGAGATCGATGAATTCTTCACCTATGTCCATGAAGGCGCCACACTCCAAACCAGCGGTTTCCTGTCCAGTCTCTTCGTACTGCTCGGAACCCACGGTGCCCACGTCAGCTTCGGCTTCCTGTGGGGCGCGGGGATCATGATTCAGCTGTGGCGGCAGGGAATTACTCCGGCTACTGCCAATAAAGCCTTTATCTTCTCACTGTTCTGGCATTTCTTAGACGTTGTCTGGATCTTCATCTTCAGCTTCGTCTACCTGAAAGGAATGATGTGA
- a CDS encoding polysaccharide deacetylase: MKKAMALLMSLFLCFGILQTTAKAAGAGSVLKLGVNDSLTEIEAVSVKDTYYVPLRALSAELKWTITGLQEGIEVAAGDHTVRLLNNDGGLQLPDGTFAAMSTFLKDGKLMVPLRISTYLGYSLTFQPDKYLLRVRDAGALLSDEDFIVQYKDKLTPQAASGTASADTSPATSEAKGRTLYLTFDDGPSATTSELLGIMEKYDAKATFFMLGINMNRYPSQVKQIVKAGYGLGLHGMTHRKEKFYASPAAALAEMAGDNAVLKKISGAETSLIRPPYGSKPYFTQAFRDKVLTQGYHLWDWNVDSEDWRYKEDSGKIYASVMSQVHKLQKSKTNPVILMHDQKATLKVLPRLLETFKKEGYSFAIITKDLKPLNFWKDER; the protein is encoded by the coding sequence ATGAAAAAAGCAATGGCTTTATTAATGTCATTATTCTTATGTTTTGGGATTCTGCAAACCACAGCTAAGGCTGCGGGGGCAGGATCAGTCTTGAAGCTGGGTGTCAACGATAGCTTGACTGAAATCGAAGCTGTATCCGTTAAGGATACCTATTATGTTCCGCTTCGTGCGCTATCCGCAGAACTGAAATGGACCATTACCGGTCTGCAGGAAGGAATTGAAGTTGCGGCCGGAGATCATACGGTACGGCTGCTTAACAATGACGGGGGACTTCAGCTTCCGGACGGAACATTTGCTGCGATGAGCACTTTCCTGAAGGACGGTAAGCTGATGGTGCCTCTGCGGATCAGCACCTACCTTGGGTATAGCTTAACCTTTCAGCCGGATAAATATTTACTTCGGGTACGGGATGCCGGGGCGCTGCTGAGCGACGAGGACTTCATTGTTCAATATAAAGACAAGCTGACACCGCAGGCCGCCAGCGGAACTGCTTCTGCGGATACATCTCCGGCTACTTCTGAGGCCAAGGGGCGGACCCTGTATCTTACATTTGATGACGGGCCGTCGGCAACGACCTCTGAGCTGTTGGGTATAATGGAGAAATATGATGCAAAGGCGACCTTCTTTATGCTGGGGATCAACATGAACCGTTATCCTTCCCAGGTGAAACAGATTGTGAAGGCAGGCTACGGGCTTGGCCTGCACGGAATGACTCACCGCAAGGAGAAATTCTATGCATCTCCGGCCGCTGCACTGGCAGAGATGGCGGGAGACAATGCGGTGCTGAAGAAAATCAGCGGAGCGGAAACGTCACTGATCCGGCCGCCATACGGAAGCAAACCCTATTTCACTCAAGCCTTCAGAGATAAGGTGTTGACCCAGGGTTATCATTTATGGGACTGGAATGTCGACTCAGAAGACTGGAGGTACAAGGAAGATAGCGGCAAAATCTATGCTTCCGTCATGAGTCAGGTGCATAAACTGCAGAAATCGAAGACGAATCCGGTCATACTTATGCATGACCAGAAGGCGACGCTTAAAGTGCTGCCGCGTCTTTTGGAGACCTTCAAGAAGGAAGGATACAGCTTTGCGATTATCACTAAGGATCTTAAACCGCTGAATTTTTGGAAGGATGAACGTTGA
- the qoxB gene encoding cytochrome aa3 quinol oxidase subunit I — translation MDLDKFKVHGEPLIYGAMVSIALATIGILVGLTYFKKWGYLWREWLTTVDHKKIGVMYILAALLMLFRGGVDAIMMRLQTAAPEMKFLDAQHYNEVFTTHGLIMILFMAMPFIIGLMNVIIPLQIGARDVAFPRLNAVSFWLFFMGAMLLNISFVIGGSPDAGWSAYFPLASLEFSPTVGNNYYSLALQISGIGTLITGVNFIVTILKMRAPGMTLMKMPMFTWSVLITNVIIVFAFPVLTVALALMMFDRLFGSQFFTMANGGMDMLWANLFWVWGHPEVYIVILPAFGIYSEIIATFSKKNLYGYTSMVFSMVIISLLSFLVWAHHFYTMGQGVMVNSFFSITTMAIAVPTGVKIFNWLFTLRKGRITFTTPMLYTLAFIPIFTIGGVTGVMLAMASADYQYHNTMFLVAHFHYVLIPGAVFAVIAGFHYWFPKVFGFRLNERLGKHAFWWIIISFNVTFFPLFFLGLMGMTRRMYTYSEESGFGPLNMLSFVGAVGLAIGFVILVYNIYWSTRYMPRDTTSDPWDGRTLEWATPSPIPAYNFAVVPNVKTRDAFWAAKQDNVPLFEDKITKIHLPNNTGKPFILGVIFFFLGFFLVFSMWIPAIVAGVGVIIMLAAMSFDRDHGFYVPAEEVIATEKKLRGETV, via the coding sequence ATGGATTTAGACAAATTTAAGGTTCACGGCGAACCCTTGATTTACGGAGCCATGGTCAGTATCGCACTCGCTACCATCGGGATTCTCGTCGGGTTGACCTATTTCAAGAAATGGGGATACCTGTGGCGCGAATGGCTTACTACCGTGGATCACAAGAAAATCGGGGTTATGTATATTCTAGCAGCACTTCTGATGCTGTTCCGCGGCGGCGTGGACGCGATAATGATGCGTCTGCAAACCGCAGCACCGGAAATGAAATTCCTCGATGCGCAGCATTATAACGAGGTATTTACCACTCACGGCCTGATTATGATTCTCTTCATGGCCATGCCTTTTATCATCGGTCTGATGAACGTCATCATTCCGCTGCAAATCGGCGCAAGAGACGTTGCTTTTCCGCGCCTCAACGCTGTCAGCTTCTGGCTTTTCTTCATGGGAGCCATGCTGCTTAACATTTCCTTCGTTATCGGGGGATCACCGGATGCAGGCTGGTCCGCGTACTTCCCGCTTGCGAGTCTGGAATTCAGCCCGACCGTTGGTAACAACTACTACTCCCTGGCACTGCAGATTTCCGGTATCGGGACACTGATTACAGGGGTTAACTTCATTGTTACCATTCTCAAAATGCGCGCACCAGGCATGACGCTGATGAAAATGCCAATGTTCACCTGGTCCGTACTGATCACCAACGTCATTATCGTCTTCGCCTTCCCGGTGCTGACCGTAGCACTTGCCCTGATGATGTTTGACCGTCTGTTCGGCTCACAATTCTTCACGATGGCCAACGGCGGGATGGATATGCTCTGGGCCAACCTGTTCTGGGTATGGGGACATCCTGAGGTTTACATTGTTATATTACCGGCATTCGGGATTTACAGTGAAATTATCGCCACCTTCTCCAAAAAGAACCTGTACGGCTATACCTCAATGGTATTCAGTATGGTCATCATCTCGCTCTTGTCCTTCCTGGTTTGGGCTCACCATTTCTACACCATGGGTCAAGGCGTTATGGTCAACAGCTTCTTCTCCATCACTACGATGGCGATTGCCGTACCAACCGGGGTCAAAATATTCAACTGGCTGTTCACCCTACGTAAAGGGCGAATTACCTTCACGACACCGATGTTATACACTCTGGCCTTCATTCCGATCTTTACTATCGGCGGTGTAACCGGCGTAATGCTGGCGATGGCCAGTGCGGATTACCAGTATCACAACACCATGTTCCTGGTAGCCCATTTCCACTACGTTCTGATTCCAGGTGCAGTGTTTGCGGTTATTGCAGGCTTCCATTACTGGTTCCCGAAAGTATTCGGCTTCCGTCTTAATGAACGCCTCGGCAAACATGCTTTCTGGTGGATTATTATTTCCTTTAACGTGACCTTCTTCCCACTCTTCTTCCTGGGACTGATGGGAATGACCCGCCGTATGTACACCTATTCAGAGGAGAGCGGCTTCGGTCCGCTGAATATGCTGTCCTTCGTCGGAGCAGTGGGTCTGGCAATCGGTTTTGTTATCCTGGTCTACAACATTTACTGGAGTACACGCTACATGCCAAGAGATACAACAAGCGATCCTTGGGATGGACGTACCCTGGAATGGGCTACACCAAGTCCGATTCCGGCTTACAACTTCGCTGTAGTGCCAAACGTGAAAACTCGCGATGCCTTCTGGGCAGCCAAGCAGGATAATGTGCCGCTGTTTGAGGATAAAATCACTAAGATTCACTTGCCGAACAATACCGGGAAGCCGTTTATCCTGGGTGTCATCTTCTTCTTCCTGGGCTTCTTCCTCGTATTCAGCATGTGGATTCCAGCGATCGTTGCCGGAGTCGGCGTAATCATTATGCTGGCGGCAATGTCCTTTGACCGGGATCACGGCTTCTACGTACCGGCTGAAGAAGTTATTGCTACTGAAAAGAAATTGCGGGGTGAGACTGTATGA
- the qoxD gene encoding cytochrome aa3 quinol oxidase subunit IV has product MIKQLFPIRHVMGYLASLVLSAAALIVIYGDLSHTANMTVLFITALIQASLQLFVFMHIGESADTKKELYLNIAYALFVGLVTLFGTLFIFVWGWYS; this is encoded by the coding sequence ATGATAAAGCAACTGTTTCCAATTCGCCATGTTATGGGTTATCTGGCTTCCCTGGTCCTTTCTGCCGCTGCGCTGATTGTGATCTATGGAGACCTCTCCCATACGGCTAATATGACGGTTCTGTTCATCACTGCGCTTATCCAGGCATCCCTGCAGCTCTTTGTGTTCATGCACATCGGGGAATCGGCAGATACCAAAAAAGAACTTTATCTCAACATTGCTTATGCCTTGTTCGTAGGGCTGGTAACCCTCTTCGGTACCCTCTTCATCTTCGTATGGGGCTGGTATTCCTAA